The sequence GGCTTTGCAGCGAGACCGGTCGACCGTTCGGGAGTCGTGCGCGGCGTGATGTACCGCAGACTCGTCAAGCGGCCGCTGGATGCTGTCGGGAGTCTCGTCGGTCTCGTGCTGCTCTCGCCGTTGTTCCTCGTCGTCGCCCTCCTGATCAAGGCCGACTCCCGCGGCCCGGTGTTCTTCCGGCAGCAGCGCGTGGGCAAGGGCGGATCTTCCTTCGACTTCTACAAGTTCAGGTCAATGGTGCAGAACGCCGAGGAGATGAAGAAGCGGCTGCTGCACCTGAACGAGGTGGACGGTCCAGCCTTCAAGATCTCGGACGACCCGAGAGTCACCCGTCTGGGGAGATTCCTGCGCCGCACCAGCATCGACGAGCTGCCTCAGTTGTGGAACGTCCTGCGCGGCGACATGAGCTTCGTGGGTCCGCGTCCGCCGCTGCCATGCGAGGTCGAGCACTACGAAGCATGGCAGAGGGAGAAGCTGAAGGTCCTTCCCGGCATCACGTGCCTCTGGCAGATCAGCGGGCGCAGCCACATCGGGTTCACTGAGTGGATGCGTCTGGACATCGAGTACATCAGGAAGCAGTCCCTCGGGCTTGACCTCAAGATCCTGGCCCGGACCCTTCCCGCTGTGATGTCGCGGAGAGGCGCCTACTGACGTCGACGCGGGGCAGCGGCCCCGGCCCCTCAGATGATCCGGCAGCGCTCGCCGTCAAGAACCCTCACTCGCAGGGCGGCGCTGCCGGATCGGTGCGTTCAGGGGGTGCGACTGCCGGGTTGACAGAGCGCGGGGCGTTGACTACTCTTCCCCGGCGGCACCGTGTGAGCCCCGTCGGCTCATGATCGAGACGGCCGAAGCGGAGCTTGGGCGGTGGCGAGGTGTGACCTGGCGCGAGAGCACTCCACACGAGCCGACGGCGGCGCGCGCAGCGCCGGATGGGTGCTGCTGGCGCTCGTGTTCCTCGCCTTCCTGCTGCGCTTCTACCGCATCGGGCACCAGAGCCTCTGGGTGGACGAGCTCCTCACGCTGCAGGCGGCCGAGATCGGCGGGGAGATGACAGCCCGGACGTTCTTCGGGAACGTCCAGGGGCCGCTCCACGCGCTGCTGGTTCACCTCGTCGGACGGCTTTCGCTCAGCGAGGCGGCA is a genomic window of Candidatus Effluviviaceae Genus I sp. containing:
- a CDS encoding sugar transferase, which encodes MYRRLVKRPLDAVGSLVGLVLLSPLFLVVALLIKADSRGPVFFRQQRVGKGGSSFDFYKFRSMVQNAEEMKKRLLHLNEVDGPAFKISDDPRVTRLGRFLRRTSIDELPQLWNVLRGDMSFVGPRPPLPCEVEHYEAWQREKLKVLPGITCLWQISGRSHIGFTEWMRLDIEYIRKQSLGLDLKILARTLPAVMSRRGAY